The following proteins come from a genomic window of Phaeodactylum tricornutum CCAP 1055/1 chromosome 19, whole genome shotgun sequence:
- a CDS encoding predicted protein, which translates to MGNVWGRDKPLKEVLRENKRMINRAVRELDREKAGLEREEKRLTIEIKKAAKENQMQSVKIMAKDLVRTRQYITKFIEMRSHLQGCALKLQTVKSHQAMAEAMQNTAKAMGKMNKAVNVPTITKMMAEFEKENARTDMMQEVMGDAIDDALEGEGTEEEEDRIVGQVLDEIGITFGEELPATAGLTVPTNGVAEGPTKVAAVAGGG; encoded by the exons ATGGGAAATGTATGGGGCCGAGATAAACCATTAAAGGAGGTTCTGCGGGAGAACAAGCGCATGATAAATAGGGCGGTCCGAGAGCTGGATCGAGAGAAGGCTGGACTTGAAAGGGAAGAAAAACGTTTGACGATTGAGATCAAAAAGGCGGCGAAGGAAAACCAAATGCAGTCTGTGAAAATCATGGCTAAG GATCTGGTGAGGACGCGACAATATATTACCAAATTTATTGAAATGCGATCGCATTTGCAAGGATGCGCTCTGAAACTTCAGACCGTCAAATCTCACCAAGCAATGGCAGAAGCTATGCAAAATACTGCAAAGGCTATGGGGAAAATGAACAAAGCCGTCAACGTCCCCACGATCACGAAAATGATGGCAGagtttgaaaaggaaaatgcaCGCACTGATATGATGCAAGAAGTAATGGGCGACGCTATCGATGATGCGTTAGAAGGTGAAGGGaccgaggaggaagaagacagGATTGTCGGTCAAGTTTTGGATGAAATTGGCATCACATTCGGAGAAGAATTGCCCGCGACGGCTGGATTGACGGTACCGACGAATGGTGTGGCTGAAGGCCCGACGAAGGTagctgctgttgctggaggtGGA
- a CDS encoding predicted protein — protein MIRSLQLNDWRFEPIRSNPMFGPSAETLIKMGALYAPYIHDEQEWFRIFVPIVLHAGIIHYVINMLAIGLIGRSVERVHGWLKTALIFLISSVGGNIASALLMPSAISVGASGGIFGLLGLCLADVCANWHVIQASRDDPSYSFPIRSVVVWLIFEVALNVSIGLTPYIDNFAHMGGFLYGFTFGLAIVQRLGGKAFYPKMEIQVHRIRKTAYRFCGLTVTLLLLALTSWKLWINDGDDPSPCSWCRYLSCAP, from the coding sequence ATGATACGGAGTCTACAGCTCAATGACTGGCGGTTTGAGCCAATCCGCTCCAATCCCATGTTTGGACCATCAGCGGAAACCTTGATTAAGATGGGGGCCTTGTATGCTCCATATATTCACGATGAGCAGGAATGGTTTCGCATCTTTGTGCCGATCGTCTTGCATGCAGGTATTATTCACTACGTCATAAATATGCTGGCTATAGGTTTAATTGGGCGGTCTGTTGAGAGGGTTCACGGCTGGTTGAAGACCGCATTGATTTTCCTCATTTCGTCCGTTGGAGGCAACATTGCGAGTGCCTTGCTGATGCCTAGCGCCATCAGTGTCGGTGCATCTGGTGGAATTTTTGGCCTATTGGGCCTCTGTCTGGCTGATGTTTGCGCCAACTGGCATGTCATTCAAGCATCACGGGACGATCCCAGCTactctttcccaatccgaTCTGTTGTAGTTTGGCTGATTTTCGAGGTGGCACTGAACGTCTCAATTGGATTGACTCCTTATATTGACAATTTTGCTCACATGGGAGGCTTTCTCTATGGCTTCACCTTTGGCTTGGCTATAGTGCAACGGTTGGGTGGAAAGGCTTTCTACCCAAAAATGGAAATCCAGGTGCATAGAATAAGAAAGACTGCTTACCGATTTTGTGGACTTACAGTCACTCTGTTACTTTTGGCCTTGACGTCTTGGAAACTATGGAtcaatgatggcgacgacCCATCCCCGTGTTCCTGGTGTCGGTACCTTTCCTGTGCACCC